From a single Granulicella aggregans genomic region:
- the sucC gene encoding ADP-forming succinate--CoA ligase subunit beta, with amino-acid sequence MKIHEYQAKEILRKYGVPVPGGEMAMTIEQAETAAKSLFSAGNAAVVVKAQIHAGGRGKGGGVKVVKTLDDAVARSKDILGMQLVTHQTGPAGQKVQRLLIEEGSAIDRELYLGLVLDRASAKIVFMASQSGGMEIEEVAHATPELIYKEYIEPAVGFQPYQARRLAFKLGLLPTQINDAVKFMTGLYKAFVDTDSTLMEINPFITTKDGKLLALDCKINFDDNAMFRHKDLKELRDLAEEDPLEVEASKYALNYIKLDGSIACMVNGAGLAMATMDIIEYAGGKAANFLDVGGGANQEQIENAFGILLSDKNVKAIFINIFGGILRVDVLATAVVAAAKKLNVQLPIILRLEGTNVEEGRKILAESGLKFEVGATMKEAADLAVAAAKG; translated from the coding sequence ATGAAGATCCACGAGTACCAGGCAAAAGAGATTCTTCGCAAGTACGGCGTCCCTGTCCCCGGCGGCGAGATGGCGATGACGATCGAGCAGGCCGAGACCGCCGCGAAGTCGCTCTTCAGCGCGGGCAACGCCGCTGTGGTGGTGAAGGCGCAGATCCACGCCGGAGGCCGCGGCAAGGGCGGCGGCGTGAAGGTCGTCAAGACGCTCGATGATGCCGTCGCGCGGTCGAAAGACATCCTGGGAATGCAGCTGGTCACGCATCAGACTGGCCCGGCGGGACAGAAGGTCCAGCGGTTGCTGATCGAAGAGGGCTCGGCGATCGACCGCGAGCTCTATCTCGGTCTCGTGCTCGACCGCGCCAGCGCGAAGATCGTCTTCATGGCCTCGCAGAGCGGCGGCATGGAGATCGAAGAGGTCGCCCACGCGACTCCAGAGCTGATCTACAAGGAGTACATCGAGCCTGCGGTCGGCTTCCAGCCCTATCAGGCGCGGCGGCTGGCGTTCAAGCTTGGCCTGCTGCCCACGCAGATCAACGATGCGGTGAAGTTCATGACCGGCCTCTATAAAGCTTTCGTCGATACCGACTCGACGCTGATGGAGATCAATCCCTTCATCACGACGAAGGACGGAAAGCTGCTCGCGCTCGACTGCAAGATCAACTTCGACGACAACGCGATGTTCCGCCACAAGGACCTAAAGGAGCTTCGCGACCTCGCAGAAGAAGATCCGCTTGAGGTAGAGGCCTCCAAGTACGCGCTGAACTACATCAAGCTCGACGGCTCGATCGCCTGCATGGTCAACGGTGCCGGCCTAGCGATGGCGACGATGGACATCATCGAGTACGCCGGTGGCAAGGCTGCGAACTTCCTCGACGTAGGCGGCGGAGCGAACCAGGAGCAGATTGAAAATGCTTTCGGAATTCTGCTGAGCGATAAGAATGTGAAGGCAATTTTCATTAATATCTTCGGCGGAATTCTGCGCGTGGATGTTCTAGCTACTGCTGTAGTAGCCGCTGCAAAGAAATTGAATGTGCAACTCCCAATTATTCTTCGGCTCGAAGGTACGAACGTTGAAGAGGGCCGAAAGATACTTGCTGAATCAGGCTTGAAGTTTGAAGTCGGAGCCACGATGAAAGAAGCGGCTGATTTGGCAGTTGCTGCAGCAAAAGGCTAA
- the trpD gene encoding anthranilate phosphoribosyltransferase, whose product MAGQVERLSDSAQLGTLQRMVLKPYLRRLIEQRASLTREEARDLMRLVLQMRASDIEIATILGALAARGETSEEIAGFVDAMREAATVVPLHESERAQLVDTCGTGGDGANTFNISTGAALVAAAAGAKVAKHGNRAVTSKSGSADVLEVLGIPVGLPPEEGAAAIRQQGFAYLHAPAMHPAMKAVMPVRRAIGVRTIFNLLGPLSNPAGARAQVMGVYAADRVPVVAEAMGLLGVRHAFVVHGYVDSERSAGMDELSVSGPSMVAEVRDGAVAYSTLMPEDVGVERSPIAMLRGGDALENANILRAVFAGKPGPCRDVVVLNAAAVLVTAGWALDLRAGVALAQQTIDSGAVLSLLHTLGGTSLSIAT is encoded by the coding sequence ATGGCCGGACAGGTTGAGCGTTTATCGGACAGCGCTCAACTTGGTACTCTTCAAAGGATGGTCCTCAAGCCCTACCTTCGTAGATTGATCGAACAACGCGCTTCGCTCACGCGCGAAGAAGCTCGCGACCTGATGCGGCTCGTACTTCAAATGCGGGCGAGCGACATTGAGATCGCTACGATCCTCGGCGCATTGGCCGCGCGTGGAGAGACATCGGAGGAGATCGCGGGATTCGTCGACGCCATGCGCGAGGCGGCTACAGTCGTACCTCTCCATGAGTCGGAACGAGCGCAGTTAGTCGACACCTGCGGCACCGGAGGCGATGGTGCCAACACCTTCAATATCTCTACCGGAGCGGCCCTGGTCGCAGCAGCGGCGGGAGCGAAAGTCGCCAAACACGGCAATCGCGCGGTCACCTCAAAGAGCGGGTCGGCCGATGTCCTCGAAGTGCTTGGCATCCCGGTAGGGCTTCCGCCTGAAGAGGGTGCCGCGGCGATCCGGCAGCAAGGATTCGCCTATCTGCACGCCCCCGCGATGCACCCTGCGATGAAGGCCGTGATGCCGGTCCGCCGCGCCATCGGTGTGCGGACGATCTTTAATCTGCTCGGGCCGCTTTCGAATCCTGCAGGCGCGCGAGCGCAGGTCATGGGCGTCTACGCAGCGGACCGCGTCCCCGTCGTCGCGGAGGCGATGGGCCTGCTCGGAGTGCGGCACGCCTTCGTGGTGCATGGATACGTTGACTCAGAACGTAGCGCGGGGATGGACGAGCTCTCCGTCAGCGGTCCCAGCATGGTCGCCGAGGTTCGTGATGGCGCAGTAGCTTATTCGACGCTAATGCCTGAAGACGTGGGCGTGGAGCGATCGCCCATTGCGATGCTGCGCGGCGGTGACGCCTTGGAGAACGCCAACATCCTGCGTGCGGTCTTCGCGGGCAAGCCGGGTCCGTGCCGCGATGTTGTCGTGCTGAATGCCGCAGCCGTGCTCGTCACAGCAGGTTGGGCATTGGATCTTCGCGCAGGAGTTGCGTTGGCACAGCAGACCATCGATTCGGGCGCGGTCTTGTCCCTATTACATACACTTGGCGGAACTTCCCTTAGCATCGCCACGTAG
- a CDS encoding YbjQ family protein: protein MSASLAAPFSPSMVTTALEIPGFRIVRNYGVVRGIVVRSRSIFGNIGAGLQTLVGGNITIYTDLCEKTRNDAFVMMMQHAAERGGNAVIAVRYDSNEVMNGVTEVLAYGTAVFVEAARVEPV, encoded by the coding sequence ATGTCTGCCTCGCTCGCTGCTCCTTTCAGTCCTTCGATGGTCACCACCGCGCTTGAGATTCCGGGCTTCCGCATCGTGCGCAACTACGGCGTGGTTCGCGGAATCGTCGTGCGCTCGCGTTCGATCTTCGGCAACATCGGCGCGGGACTGCAGACGCTAGTCGGCGGCAACATCACCATCTACACCGACCTCTGCGAAAAGACGCGCAACGACGCCTTCGTGATGATGATGCAGCACGCTGCGGAACGTGGCGGCAATGCCGTAATCGCCGTGCGGTATGATTCGAACGAAGTCATGAACGGGGTCACGGAAGTGCTTGCCTACGGTACAGCCGTCTTCGTTGAAGCAGCGCGGGTTGAACCCGTCTAA
- a CDS encoding VOC family protein translates to MARVTGIGGVFLKAKDPKALYAWYAEHLGIKMSEWGGASFEWSDEVPAGTGTTAWSLFPESSKHFGDGPQQAMINYRVDNLDELIEQLTAAGVTIDPKREEASYGKFAWIVDPEGNRVELWEPLAD, encoded by the coding sequence ATGGCGAGAGTGACCGGAATTGGCGGCGTTTTTCTCAAGGCAAAAGACCCGAAGGCGCTTTACGCCTGGTACGCCGAGCACCTTGGCATCAAGATGAGCGAATGGGGCGGCGCGAGTTTCGAGTGGAGCGATGAAGTCCCAGCCGGCACCGGTACAACCGCGTGGTCGCTCTTCCCGGAGAGCTCGAAGCACTTCGGCGACGGCCCGCAGCAGGCGATGATCAACTACCGCGTCGACAACCTCGACGAGTTGATCGAACAGCTCACCGCCGCCGGGGTGACGATCGATCCGAAGCGCGAAGAGGCTAGCTACGGCAAATTCGCCTGGATCGTCGATCCCGAGGGCAATCGCGTCGAACTTTGGGAGCCTCTGGCTGACTGA
- a CDS encoding thymidine kinase, protein MNPVPPGRIEVITGPMFCGKSEELIRRLKRARIAKQRVACYKPDIDIRYHRDAIASHSHHTHEAVTVVNVERLRAELFPILNEVEVIGLDEAQWLDDSIVPLTMELVHLGKRIVVAGLDMTFAGEPFGSIPQLMAIADDVTKLSAVCMVCGAPAIHSQRLGASQELVVVGAAGVYEARCRRCFLPYADEAGSEQLELPVGN, encoded by the coding sequence ATGAATCCAGTCCCACCCGGCCGCATTGAAGTCATCACCGGCCCCATGTTCTGCGGCAAGAGCGAAGAGCTGATCCGCCGCCTGAAGCGGGCGCGCATCGCCAAGCAACGCGTCGCCTGCTACAAACCCGATATCGACATCCGCTACCACCGCGACGCCATCGCCTCACACAGCCACCACACGCACGAAGCAGTCACGGTGGTGAACGTCGAACGGCTGCGGGCGGAGCTGTTTCCGATCCTGAACGAGGTCGAGGTGATCGGCCTCGACGAGGCGCAGTGGCTGGATGACTCCATCGTCCCGCTGACGATGGAACTGGTGCATCTCGGCAAGCGCATCGTGGTCGCAGGGCTCGATATGACCTTCGCCGGCGAGCCCTTCGGGTCGATCCCGCAGCTGATGGCGATCGCCGATGACGTAACAAAGCTCTCTGCCGTCTGCATGGTCTGCGGCGCTCCAGCTATCCATAGCCAGCGGCTCGGTGCGAGCCAGGAGTTGGTCGTTGTCGGCGCGGCGGGCGTGTATGAGGCACGATGCCGGAGATGCTTCCTGCCCTATGCGGATGAGGCTGGCTCGGAGCAGTTGGAGCTGCCGGTCGGGAACTAG
- a CDS encoding tetratricopeptide repeat protein codes for MSLETIFDQALENHREGRTAEAELGYRQILDADPNHADSLHLLGMIAYEAGDCETAIERIRHAIELNPRASSYYLNLGNVLQHLDLARDAGGCYLSALRIKPDLVEAQVNLAHLFLAAEDTRNAIEWYERALALRPDMAEVHKKLGDAHRVELKTDLAIAAYRRAIALQPGYADALHELGILLRANRDLDGALAAFREALAAEPDHPRAGFAKALLLLLQGNFREGWAAYECRWSSADHATPMRPYLQPAWKGQPIDGSLLLWPEQGIGDEIMFSSAVPDVIRAGTRCILECDARLKPLLARSFPDIEVISDREAGFDPARRIVAQLPLGSLPGLYRREWSEFASSSSPYLRADSTQREHYRGRYANGERTVGLAWFSNNVKTGKGRSIDLEQLKPLFDVPGKRWVSLQYGDATALEAEVAAAGLSLLVDPEVDQLRDMDEFAAQVAAMDLVITIDNTTAHLAGALGVPVWLMLPFAPDWRWPEFGGGSPWYPSMRIFQQPQPGDWASVVAQVNDALRSLPPRHSEA; via the coding sequence TTGAGCCTTGAGACGATCTTCGATCAAGCCCTCGAGAATCATCGCGAGGGAAGGACAGCCGAGGCCGAGCTGGGCTACCGGCAGATTCTCGATGCCGATCCGAACCATGCGGACAGCCTCCATCTGCTTGGAATGATCGCCTACGAGGCCGGCGACTGCGAGACCGCGATCGAGCGAATCCGCCACGCCATTGAGCTCAACCCTCGCGCCTCTTCCTACTACCTGAACCTGGGCAACGTGCTGCAGCATCTTGACCTGGCGCGCGACGCCGGTGGCTGCTACCTAAGTGCTCTGAGGATCAAGCCGGACCTCGTGGAGGCGCAGGTCAACCTGGCGCACCTTTTTCTCGCCGCCGAAGATACCAGAAATGCCATCGAGTGGTATGAGCGCGCTCTCGCACTGCGCCCGGATATGGCCGAAGTCCATAAGAAGCTGGGCGACGCACACCGCGTTGAGTTGAAGACGGATCTCGCTATCGCCGCGTACCGGCGGGCGATTGCGCTCCAGCCAGGATATGCGGACGCGCTGCATGAGCTTGGCATCCTGCTGCGCGCCAACCGCGATCTCGACGGCGCTCTGGCTGCCTTCCGCGAGGCCCTTGCGGCAGAGCCCGATCACCCGCGAGCTGGCTTTGCCAAGGCTCTGCTTCTGCTTCTTCAAGGCAACTTTCGCGAGGGCTGGGCCGCCTATGAATGCCGCTGGAGCTCAGCCGATCACGCGACTCCAATGCGCCCGTACCTCCAGCCCGCGTGGAAAGGCCAGCCTATCGATGGCAGCCTTCTGCTCTGGCCAGAGCAGGGCATCGGCGACGAGATCATGTTCTCGTCGGCGGTACCTGACGTGATCCGCGCCGGGACCCGCTGCATTCTGGAGTGCGACGCCCGCCTAAAGCCGCTGCTCGCACGCTCTTTCCCGGACATTGAAGTGATTTCGGACCGCGAAGCCGGGTTCGATCCGGCGCGAAGGATCGTAGCGCAGTTGCCTCTTGGGAGCCTGCCGGGTCTCTATCGCAGGGAGTGGAGCGAGTTTGCCTCATCGTCCTCGCCGTATCTACGCGCCGACTCAACGCAACGCGAGCATTACCGCGGCCGCTATGCGAATGGCGAAAGGACTGTGGGGTTGGCGTGGTTCTCGAACAATGTAAAGACCGGTAAAGGCCGGTCTATTGATCTCGAACAACTCAAGCCGCTGTTTGACGTGCCCGGCAAGCGCTGGGTGTCGCTGCAGTATGGCGATGCCACAGCGCTCGAGGCGGAGGTCGCCGCTGCTGGCCTGTCACTCCTCGTCGATCCAGAGGTCGATCAGTTGCGCGACATGGACGAGTTCGCCGCGCAGGTCGCCGCCATGGACCTCGTCATCACCATCGACAACACGACCGCGCACCTGGCTGGCGCGCTTGGAGTACCGGTGTGGCTTATGCTGCCCTTCGCACCAGACTGGCGCTGGCCGGAGTTCGGCGGTGGCAGCCCGTGGTATCCGTCGATGCGCATCTTTCAGCAGCCGCAGCCCGGGGATTGGGCTTCTGTCGTCGCTCAGGTAAACGACGCACTCCGCTCACTCCCGCCCCGTCATTCTGAGGCGTAG
- a CDS encoding glycosyltransferase family 2 protein, with protein sequence MSHPTIELSMIVRNGGASLARCLRSARPLVDRIVIGDTGSTDDTRSIAESFGAEVVSIPWQEDFAAARNQVLALARCEWVLVLDADEMLDPIEAASLLPELVRDTSVHAYTLTRRDYVDRLYFDQITCAVEPNSSDLLEARRYPGYVRSVHTRLFRPHPEVCFRERVHEQVTSTIDSLGLTRTNGPLSIHHFGPVETPADVVEEKVRLYRRLGLEKIAHEPESFEAQLQMGITELLQRKHSEEALPYLQRASALRPKDSRGPLYAGICLLRLGRIAEARQSLLRAFALGEDSPALHDALGDSLLIAGEHDHALTAYRRAYLASNGSPVIAEKIGLAAGHLNNANAGKARNFDTIGPV encoded by the coding sequence ATGTCACACCCGACCATCGAGCTGTCCATGATCGTCCGCAACGGCGGCGCTTCGCTTGCCCGCTGCTTGCGTAGTGCAAGGCCGCTGGTGGACCGGATCGTAATCGGCGACACCGGATCGACTGACGATACGCGCTCAATTGCAGAGAGCTTTGGTGCCGAGGTCGTTTCCATCCCCTGGCAGGAAGACTTCGCCGCAGCGCGCAATCAGGTCCTTGCCCTGGCCCGGTGCGAGTGGGTGCTCGTCCTCGACGCAGACGAGATGCTCGACCCGATAGAGGCCGCATCCCTTCTGCCCGAACTTGTTCGCGACACCTCGGTTCACGCCTATACCCTGACTCGCCGCGACTATGTAGATCGTCTGTACTTCGATCAGATCACCTGCGCCGTTGAGCCCAACTCCAGCGATCTCCTAGAGGCTCGTCGATATCCCGGCTATGTCCGCTCCGTGCACACCCGCCTCTTTCGACCCCACCCGGAGGTCTGTTTCCGCGAGCGCGTTCACGAGCAGGTGACAAGCACCATCGACAGCCTCGGCCTCACACGCACGAACGGTCCGCTGAGCATCCATCACTTTGGGCCGGTTGAGACTCCTGCCGACGTGGTCGAGGAGAAGGTCCGGCTCTATCGCCGGCTCGGCTTGGAGAAGATCGCCCATGAGCCGGAGAGCTTCGAGGCGCAGTTGCAGATGGGCATTACGGAGCTTCTGCAGAGGAAGCATTCCGAAGAGGCATTGCCTTACCTGCAGCGTGCATCCGCCCTGCGCCCAAAAGACAGTCGAGGCCCGCTTTACGCCGGCATCTGCCTGCTGCGACTTGGCCGTATTGCCGAGGCCCGGCAGAGTCTGCTGCGCGCCTTCGCTCTCGGCGAAGACTCACCCGCCCTGCATGATGCTCTCGGAGATTCGCTCCTGATCGCCGGCGAACACGACCACGCGTTGACCGCCTATCGGCGGGCTTATCTCGCCTCAAATGGCTCTCCGGTGATAGCAGAGAAGATCGGCCTCGCCGCAGGCCATCTCAATAACGCGAACGCTGGAAAGGCTCGAAACTTTGACACGATCGGCCCGGTCTAA
- a CDS encoding S10 family peptidase, whose product MNRTLIFVLTMSFTTASCLARAQDAKPDSKPDAKAEVKPVSNDLPADKSVAQTMELGGKTLKYTATVGTLPVKNGEGKTVGEVVFTSYTMDGPNRPVTFAFNGGPGAASVYLNLGAIGPKRVDFGAEGQSPSDPATLKDNPGTWLDFTDLVFIDPIGTGFSRSLVAMDETKKLFYGPDQDIAYLSKIVYDWLVKNQRLQSRKYIVGESYGGYRGPRLTSYLQSSIGVAVNGLVLVSPALNPSTGSEDLSPIPWMITLPSIVAANYERQGKLTPENMAAVIDYTRGEYMVDLGKGFSDPAATPRIVKKVTELTGLDPTFVKQSGGRLETQAFLREEFRETGKLGSRYDPNVTAYDPFPYNPTQETQDPILLSIIAPTTTAMVDFVTRTVGWKTDARYNALSFEVNRNWDRSGGKGVFEGSESATDLRTAVATDPKLRVLIAHGWADLSCPFMGSVLTVSQIPIMGDPTRISVHEYPGGHMYYSRLASSLSLRKDVMEMVEKH is encoded by the coding sequence ATGAACCGTACGCTGATCTTCGTCCTCACCATGAGCTTTACTACCGCCTCTTGCCTCGCTCGCGCACAGGACGCGAAACCCGATTCCAAGCCCGATGCAAAGGCCGAGGTGAAGCCTGTAAGCAATGATCTTCCCGCAGACAAATCCGTCGCGCAGACCATGGAGCTGGGCGGCAAGACCCTGAAGTACACGGCCACAGTTGGAACCCTGCCGGTAAAGAACGGGGAAGGTAAGACTGTCGGAGAGGTTGTCTTTACCTCCTACACGATGGACGGCCCGAATCGCCCGGTCACCTTCGCCTTCAACGGCGGCCCCGGCGCGGCCAGTGTCTACCTGAACCTCGGCGCGATCGGCCCTAAACGCGTCGACTTCGGTGCCGAGGGCCAGAGCCCGTCGGACCCCGCCACATTGAAGGACAACCCCGGCACCTGGCTCGACTTCACCGACCTCGTCTTCATCGATCCCATCGGCACCGGCTTCAGCAGGTCGCTGGTCGCGATGGACGAGACCAAAAAGCTCTTCTACGGTCCCGATCAGGACATCGCCTATCTCTCGAAGATCGTCTACGACTGGCTGGTCAAGAACCAGCGGCTGCAGTCGCGCAAGTACATCGTCGGGGAGAGCTACGGCGGTTATCGCGGCCCGCGCCTTACCAGCTATCTGCAGTCTTCCATTGGGGTAGCCGTAAACGGCCTTGTTCTCGTCTCTCCTGCGCTCAACCCCAGCACCGGGTCGGAAGACCTTTCGCCTATTCCGTGGATGATTACGCTGCCTTCGATTGTGGCGGCGAACTATGAGCGCCAGGGCAAGCTGACGCCGGAGAACATGGCTGCCGTCATCGATTACACCCGCGGGGAGTACATGGTCGACCTGGGCAAGGGATTCTCCGACCCAGCAGCTACGCCGCGCATCGTCAAGAAAGTGACGGAGCTGACCGGACTTGATCCCACCTTCGTCAAGCAGTCCGGCGGTCGCCTCGAGACGCAGGCCTTTCTGCGGGAGGAGTTTCGCGAGACTGGCAAGCTAGGCAGCCGCTACGACCCCAACGTCACCGCCTACGATCCCTTCCCTTACAACCCGACGCAGGAGACGCAGGACCCCATCCTTCTGAGCATCATCGCTCCAACGACGACCGCGATGGTCGACTTCGTCACCCGCACCGTTGGCTGGAAGACGGACGCCCGCTACAACGCGCTCTCCTTCGAGGTGAACCGCAACTGGGACCGGTCGGGCGGCAAGGGGGTCTTCGAAGGCTCGGAATCCGCGACCGATCTTCGCACCGCGGTCGCCACGGACCCCAAGCTGCGCGTGCTGATTGCGCACGGCTGGGCCGATCTCTCATGCCCGTTCATGGGCTCCGTCCTGACGGTCAGCCAGATTCCGATCATGGGCGATCCCACTCGAATTTCCGTGCATGAGTATCCCGGCGGCCACATGTACTATTCGCGGCTCGCCAGTTCACTCTCGCTGCGCAAGGACGTGATGGAGATGGTCGAGAAGCACTAA
- a CDS encoding superoxide dismutase family protein produces MRLALIGITALAIATPAFAKPKNEIVVPLKTSTGEDAGTATFKQGKKNLTIKLDLKNLPFGDHAVHIHAKPMCEAPDFKSAGGHFNPDAKQHGTMNPMGHHNGDLPENISIGETHTGTATFKVDYLSMTDGSPNNILANGGTAIMVHEKADDMKTDPTGNAGNRIACGIIMEPAAK; encoded by the coding sequence ATGCGTCTCGCACTGATTGGAATCACGGCCCTTGCCATCGCAACCCCAGCTTTCGCGAAGCCGAAGAACGAGATTGTCGTCCCCCTCAAGACCTCCACCGGCGAGGACGCGGGTACCGCCACCTTCAAGCAAGGTAAGAAGAATCTCACCATCAAGCTGGACCTGAAGAATCTCCCCTTTGGCGACCATGCCGTGCATATTCACGCCAAGCCGATGTGCGAGGCACCGGACTTCAAGAGCGCGGGCGGCCACTTCAACCCGGATGCCAAGCAGCATGGAACCATGAACCCGATGGGCCACCACAACGGCGATCTGCCAGAGAACATCAGCATCGGTGAGACGCACACCGGAACGGCGACCTTCAAGGTCGACTACCTGTCGATGACCGACGGCTCGCCCAACAACATCCTGGCGAACGGCGGGACGGCGATCATGGTTCACGAGAAGGCTGACGACATGAAGACCGATCCGACCGGCAACGCCGGAAACCGGATCGCCTGCGGCATCATCATGGAGCCGGCTGCGAAATAA